From the Purpureocillium takamizusanense chromosome 6, complete sequence genome, one window contains:
- the FRS2 gene encoding Phenylalanine--tRNA ligase (COG:J~EggNog:ENOG503NTY7~BUSCO:EOG09261RU1) — MTTSSSAPSGDLTSRILLALSEASPIQTADAFPDAQFQEVKAALDRLGSRSMITYETIEREEALLEPEAEQIAEHGSHEARVFEALKQAMEGLTIPELEKAIGDKNVTKLGQGKAFREKWISKSKDGKLVATADSIQDVTRAQLQKIKETRTGDAKVIADLKKRKLIRMQKIITFKADKGPKFALEIQKEETDLTADMISSGAWKTATFKPYNFKALGSDQNAGALHPLNKVRHEFRQIFFEMGFEEMPTNKFVETGFWNFDALFVPQQHPARDLQDTFYISDPKVAEKPRPQGEGQDTAAYWNNVKEVHQDGKYGSIGYRYPWSADESLKLVLRTHTTSISAAMLHKLAATKGPDGRPKPARYFSIDRVFRNETVDATHLAEFHQVEGVIADYGLSLGGLMEFMEVFFTKMGITDLKFKPAYNPYTEPSMEIFSYHKGLGKLVEIGNSGMFRPEMLEAMGLPKEMRVFGWGLSLERPTMIKYKISNIRELLGHKVDLGFIERNPAVRLEKE; from the exons ATGACGACCTCGAGCTCCGCCCCCTCGGGCGACCTCACCAGTCGGATCCTGCTGGCCTTGTCTGAGGCGAGCCCGATCCAgaccgccgacgccttccCCGATGCTCAGTTCCaggaggtcaaggccgccctcgaccggCTGGGCTCCCGGTCAATGATTACGTACGAGACGATTGAGCGCGAGGAGGCCCTTTtggagcccgaggccgagcagaTTGCCGAGCACGGGTCCCACGAGGCCCGTGTCTTTGAGGCGCTGAAGCAGGCCATGGAGGGCTTGACGATCCCGGAGCTGGAAAAGGCCATTGGCGACAAGAATGTCACCAAGCTTGGCCAGGGCAAGGCCTTCAGGGAGAAGTGGATCTCCAAGagcaaggacggcaagctggTGGCCACT GCCGATTCCATCCAGGATGTTACTCGGGCGCAGCTGCAAAAGATCAAGGAGACACGGACGGGCGACGCCAAGGTCATCGCCGATCTCAAGAAGCGCAAATTGATCCGCATGCAAAAGATCATCACCTTCAAGGCCGACAAAGGCCCCAAGTTTGCACTCGAGATCCAGAAGGAGGAGACAGACCTGACGGCCGACATGATATCGTCGGGTGCGTGGAAAACGGCCACGTTCAAGCCGTACAACTTCAAGGCGCTGGGGTCGGACCAGAATGCAGGAGCGCTGCACCCGCTCAACAAGGTGCGGCACGAGTTCCGGCAAATTTTCTTCGAGATGGGCTTCGAGGAGATGCCGACCAACAAGTTTGTCGAGACGGGCTTCTGGAACTTTGACGCGCTCTTtgtgccgcagcagcacccggcGCGTGACCTGCAGGACACGTTTTACATCTCGGACCCAAAGGTGGCGGAGAAGCCGCGGCcgcagggcgagggccaggacaCGGCCGCCTACTGGAACAACGTCAAGGAGGTGCACCAGGACGGCAAGTATGGGTCCATCGGATACCGGTACCCGTGGTCGGCGGACGAGTCGCTCAAGCTGGTGCTGCGGACGCACACAACGtccatctcggcggcgatgctgcacAAGCTGGCGGCGACAAAGGGCCCCGACGGGCGGCCCAAGCCGGCACGGTACTTTTCCATTGACCGCGTGTTCCGCAACGAGACGGTGGACGCGACGCACTTGGCTGAGTTCCACCAGGTGgagggcgtcatcgccgactATGGGCTCTCGCTGGGTGGGTTGATGGAGTTTATGGAGGTCTTCTTCACCAAGATGGGCATCACGGATCTCAAGTTCAAGCCGGCGTACAACCCGTACACAGAGCCGAGCATGGAGATCTTCTCGTACCATAAGGGGCTCGGCAAGCTGGTGGAGATTGGTAACAGCGGCATGTTCCGACCCGAGATGCTCGAGGCCATGGGGCTGCCCAAGGAAATGCGCGTCTTCGGCTGGGGGCTTAGCCTGGAGCGGCCGACCATGATCAAGTACAAGATTTCCAACATCCGCGAGCTGCTGGGGCACAAGGTGGACCTGGGCTTCATCGAGCGGAACCCGGCAGTGAGACTAGAGAAGGAGTAA
- a CDS encoding uncharacterized protein (COG:S~EggNog:ENOG503P3W5~TransMembrane:2 (i141-160o191-210i)), which produces MSDDASPRRTARGDGASPRAMGAPSSAPPPPPPIDREDDEPDDHGGDLGDAAPPSPSRSRSGSRPRRKKRSRKKRNPGLAKKLTFITHLLKTLDLVVFAELSALYYMECSMFRFLLRAAGQYIYLTPKDNSFPFFMPASRLHVLLIIIPNLICMLLHLFGRLPHGPGFHRGYQHGGLIIDFVGQRPPTYRLYYVLADIVILAVQCLMLTVHTQREKMRVALKTFRPLVPDIAQELATARSAEDLDAEERGVLRHAPGMDVDEAEEDGGVELQTLNTDGAQEGEDSARMEASGSLLRPVTTEAGSRSQLSDIMNSGNAVLGEYHIVRSLASAAIDLERSAANSLQTIGYGATMAALRARRQGAAAQTATQHPNR; this is translated from the exons ATGAGCGATGACGCCTCCCCccgcaggacggcgcgcggcgacggcgcatcgCCACGTGCCATGGGAGCaccgtcgagcgcgccgccgccgccgccgcccatcgatcgagaagacgacgagcccgacgaccacggcggcgaccttggcgatgctgcgccgccctccccgtcgcgctcgcgctctgggtcgcggccccggcgcaaGAAGAGGAGCCGCAAGAAGCGAAACCCCGGCCTCGCCAAGAAGCTCACCTTCATCACCCACCTCCTCAAGACGCTCGACCTGGTTGTCTTTGCCGAACTAAGCGCCCTGTACTATATGGA ATGCTCCATGTTTCGCTTCCTGCTGCGTGCCGCTGGCCAGTACATATACCTGACGCCCAAAGACAACTCTTTCCCGTTCTTCatgccggccagccgcctgcACGTTCTACTCATCATCATACCCAACCTCATCtgcatgctgctgcatctgTTTGGCCGTCTCCCGCACGGACCCGGCTTCCACCGGGGGTACCAGCACGGCGGGCTCATCATCGACTTTgtcggccagcggccgccgacctACCGACTATACTACGTCCTAGCGGACATTGTCATACTTGCCGTGCAGTGTCTCATGCTCACGGTGCACACCCAGAGGGAAAAGATGCGCGTTGCCCTCAAGACTTTTAGACCGCTGGTGCCGGACATCGCGCAGGagctggcgacggcacggtccgccgaggacctggaTGCCGAGGAGCGGGGTGTGCTTCGACATGCACCAGGCATGGACGTGGATgaggccgaagaagacggcggcgtcgagctgcaaACGTTGAACACGGACGGGGCGCAGGAAGGCGAGGACAGTGCGCGCATGGAGGCGTcgggctcgctgctgcggccagTCACGACCGAGGCCGGCTCCAGATCCCAGCTGTCGGATATCATGAACTCGGGCAACGCGGTCCTCGGCGAGTACCACATCgtccgctcgctcgcctcggcggcgattgACCTCGAGCGCTCGGCCGCCAACTCGCTCCAGACCATCGGCTACGgcgcgaccatggcggcTCTGCGCGCGCGGAGACAAGGTGCTGCGGCTcaaacggcgacgcagcATCCTAATAGATAG
- a CDS encoding uncharacterized protein (EggNog:ENOG503NWTY~BUSCO:EOG0926307V~COG:A), whose translation MSNPAPEYLRFTGHRSFARRLTISTLTGRPIHISKIRSSSPTNPGLASHEISFLRLLEAVTNGSSMQISYTGTTITYHPGLISGTIAGQGAVEGDVIEHHIPDSCTRGITYFLLPLCLLAPFSKAHMNVRFSGPGVITAATETGDVSVDTFRTAVLPLLGLFGIPPARIELRVLSRSCAGPGGKGGGGCVELRFASQVRLPKTLHLNRSPGRIKRIRGVAYCTGVSASNNARMIHSAREVLNPLVSDIHVAAQYDQAPLVPTDKSGNKRRLGIGFGLSLVAESSSTGVLYSADVVVPPSGGVVPEDIGKRCAYQLLEQIEQGGCVSQVSAGAVLILMAMGSEDVGRLRIGREVIGTEDLVGLARDLKTFGASSWGLRDVEDESGDLVVSVKGTGVGNVGRKIA comes from the coding sequence ATGTCCAATCCAGCGCCCGAGTACCTGCGCTTCACGGGACATCGGTCctttgcgcggcggctcacCATCTCGACGCTCACCGGCCGGCCCATCCACATCTCCAAGATCCGCAGCTCATCACCGACAAACCCAGGCCTCGCCTCGCATGAAATCTCCTTCCTGCggctcctcgaggccgtcaccAACGGCTCCTCGATGCAAATATCCTATAcgggcaccaccatcacgtACCACCCGGGCCTCATCTCGGGCACCATTGCGGGccagggcgccgtcgagggcgatgTTATCGAGCACCACATCCCGGACTCATGCACCCGCGGCATCACCTATttcctgctgccgctgtgcCTGCTGGCGCCCTTCTCCAAAGCGCACATGAACGTGCGCTTCTCGGGCCCCggcgtcatcaccgccgcgacggagacgggcgaCGTCTCTGTCGACACGTTCCGCACCGCCGTCCTGCCGCTCCTGGGGCTCTTCGGCATCCCCCCCGCGCGCATCGAACTGCGCGTGCTGTCACGGTCGTgcgccgggcccggcggcaagggcggcggcgggtgcgtcGAGCTGCGCTTCGCCAGCCAGGTCCGGCTGCCCAAGACGCTGCACCTGAACCGCAGCCCCGGGAGGATAAAGCGCATCCGCGGCGTCGCGTACTGCACCGGCGTGTCGGCGTCCAACAACGCCCGCATGATCCACTCGGCCCGCGAGGTCCTCAACCCGCTCGTCTCGGACATCCACGTCGCGGCGCAGTACGACCAGGCCCCGCTGGTGCCCACGGACAAGTCGGGCAACAAGCGCCGGCTCGGCATCGGTTTCGGCCTTAGCCTTGTCGCCGAGTCGAGCTCCACGGGCGTGCTCTACTCGGCAGACGTGgtcgtgccgccgtcgggtgGCGTTGTGCCCGAGGACATTGGCAAGCGGTGCGCCTACCAGCTGCTGGAGCAGATCGAACAGGGTGGCTGCGTGAGCCAGGtgtcggcgggcgccgtgCTGATACTCATGGCCATGGGGTCAGAGGACGTGGGCCGGCTACGGATAGGAAGGGAAGTCATCGGGACGGAGGACCTGGTCGGCTTGGCGAGAGACCTCAAGACGTTTGGTGCGAGCAGCTGGGGACTGcgagacgtcgaggacgagtcgGGCGACTTGGTCGTTTCAGTAAAGGGCACAGGCGTAGGGAACGTGGGTAGGAAGATAGCGTAA
- a CDS encoding uncharacterized protein (COG:S~EggNog:ENOG503NUFM) produces the protein MPGRPLLLDLGSPSGPICRSCLYSIRRHVARPAAAAYSSQASRRSKPQPRIADAVSRPPDQNELRQYLQSIQELQGSSSKDGDVQDFSVRFFEQNETSRAEVDEKDFDSLQSVLDGSDFKDAILDIQGALESQEDRDSFQTVMREMGGDFDKVASADDMEKMLAKMQAYTDSLDAEMDKFGAEFDLPKELIDTLRQDVSGLDDLEDLEDLEDMPDLEGLPLLDETGRRRISPPQISEKPWTPNQRKKITRLNSILARVFRDLRREPGLTKKSVSSVYKAYHAARLPLARGWGNVPVDVWDLLWTIFSADESINTHRLAHVSMLARDMSAAKITLSPLQQLLTIEAVFVDGWEAKAIENWRRCMSTLGDEKSETFQQFWELGVRIYCRTGDVEQAQRAAGKLLEKRLDARILMPLIRTLSEQGTPEGQEQAWATYRQMRDLLGGGMKLADYDQVVAYFLTTNQTENALYAFVDMMSDGQIDLKRQKYMPSVVANKFFLGKWLKRLIGAGDLDGAFSVVEFMRSKGVDAAPIHLNGLIGAWQRSGGADDLVKADKLAWDMIESRVSFVRARKAGSIITRPGPSSGTAPWPRATLETFCLLAENYRLRDLHTKLASLWAAFRDAEISPDAFMMNQLLESYIQAGQPKEAMALYRSLVTERGVAPDPYTFSALWKTLAVNRLHVVAPDALEEEVAATRALFKETLNFKHVFQPDGIDGQLARKMLHTFRRLKDNAGLLVAMTALKNVLGFLPPETLALELLLGTTKLALDTPPQRRRLMLAKRDLDRALLAWANNEEGSGEGAERLEGRRGEALYEYLQKRFWPDEGAYEDKRRVLVEVAKEMGVHKLLAAKTGGGRKA, from the coding sequence ATGCCCGGCCGTCCGCTGCTTCTCGATCTAGGAAGTCCAAGCGGTCCCATTTGTCGGTCATGTCTTTATAGCATCCGACGGCATGTCGCCCGgcctgcggccgccgcttaCAGCTCCCAGGCGTCTCGGAGGTCGAAGCCGCAACCCAGAATAGCCGACGCCGTCAGCCGTCCCCCGGACCAGAATGAGCTCAGGCAATATCTCCAAAGCATTCAGGAGCTGCAGGGGTCTTCCTCCAAGGATGGCGACGTGCAAGACTTTTCGGTCCGCTTTTTCGAGCAAAACGAGACGAGCCGCGCCGAAGTCGACGAGAAGGATTTCGACTCTTTGCAGAGCGTACTGGACGGCTCAGACTTCAAAGATGCAATTCTCGACATACAGGGCGCCTTGGAGAGCCAGGAAGATCGTGACAGTTTTCAGACGGTCATGCGAGAGATGGGCGGCGACTTTGACAAGGTGGCTTCGGCCGACGATATGGAGAAGATGTTGGCCAAGATGCAGGCCTACACCGACTCACTCGACGCGGAGATGGACAAATTCGGCGCCGAATTTGACCTGCCAAAGGAGCTAATCGACACATTGCGACAAGACGTGTCGGGCCTGGACGATCTGGAGGACCTGGAGGACCTGGAGGACATGCCGGACCTAGAGGGCCTTCCGCTTCTCGATGAgacggggcgacgacgcatcTCCCCTCCGCAAATTTCCGAAAAGCCGTGGACACCGAATCAGCGCAAAAAAATCACGAGGCTCAACTCCATCCTGGCTCGCGTATTTAGGGACCTACGCCGCGAACCTGGCCTGACCAAGAAGAGCGTTTCGTCCGTCTACAAAGCGTACCACGCAGCCAGGCTCCCTCTGGCGCGCGGCTGGGGCAACGTACCGGTTGATGTCTGGGACCTCCTCTGGACAATATTTTCGGCGGACGAGTCCATCAACACGCACAGACTGGCTCATGTCTCCATGCTGGCAAGGGATATGAGCGCGGCCAAGATCACACTCAGTCCGTTGCAACAACTGCTGACCATTGAGGCCGTTTTTGTCGACGGCTGGGAGGCCAAGGCGATCGAGAACTGGAGGCGATGCATGAGCACCCTGGGTGATGAGAAATCAGAGACCTTTCAGCAGTTCTGGGAGCTCGGTGTGCGCATATACTGCCGCACCGGGGACGTGGAGCaggcgcagcgggcggcaggcaagcTCCTGGAAAAGCGCCTGGACGCGCGCATACTCATGCCTCTGATCCGGACGCTCTCTGAGCAAGGTACCCCGGAGGGCCAGGAGCAAGCCTGGGCGACCTATCGGCAGATGAGGGACCTCTTAGGCGGGGGGATGAAGCTTGCAGACTACGACCAGGTGGTGGCGTATTTCCTCACCACCAACCAGACCGAAAATGCTCTGTACGCCTTTGTCGACATGATGAGCGATGGCCAGATCGACCTGAAGCGGCAAAAATACATGCCCTCGGTCGTCGCAAACAAGTTCTTCCTCGGCAAGTGGCTCAAGCGGCTGATTGGCGCCGGTGACCTGGACGGCGCCTTCAGCGTGGTCGAGTTCATGCGATCAAAGGGCGTTGATGCGGCGCCGATACACCTCAACGGCTTGATCGGTGCATGGCAGAGGTCGGGCGGTGCCGATGATCTCGTCAAGGCGGACAAGTTGGCCTGGGATATGATCGAATCGCGCGTCAGCTTTGTGCGCGCACGAAAAGCTGGGAGCATCATCACTCGACCTGGCCCATCGTCAGGCACAGCACCTTGGCCAAGGGCCACATTGGAAACGTTTTGTCTCCTGGCTGAAAACTATCGCCTGCGCGACCTACACACCAAACTCGCGTCACTGTGGGCTGCGTTCCGCGATGCCGAGATCAGCCCCGACGCCTTCATGATGAACCAGTTGCTCGAGTCGTACATCCAGGCCGGGCAGCCCAAAGAGGCCATGGCGCTGTATCGCTCCCTCGTGACCGAGCGTGGGGTCGCTCCCGACCCCTATACTTTCAGCGCGCTGTGGAAGACGCTGGCCGTGAACCGTCttcacgtcgtcgcccccgacgccctcgaggaagaAGTCGCGGCGACACGCGCCCTCTTCAAGGAGACGCTCAACTTCAAGCACGTGTTTCAAcccgacggcatcgacgggcagctcgcccgcaagATGCTCCACACCTTCCGCCGGCTCAAGGACAacgccggcctcctcgtcgccatgaccGCCCTCAAGAACGTGTTGGGCTTCCTGCCGCCCGAGACGCTCGCGTtggagctcctcctcggcaccACCAAGCTCGCGTTGGACACGCCCCCGCAGCGAAGGCGCCTCATGCTCGCGAAgcgcgacctcgaccgcGCGCTCCTGGCGTGGGCCAACAACGAAgaaggcagcggcgagggcgcggagcgtctcgagggccgccgcggcgaggccctctACGAGTACCTCCAGAAGAGGTTCTGGCCTGACGAGGGCGCCTACGAGGACAAGAGGAgggtcctcgtcgaggtggccAAGGAGATGGGCGTGCACAAGCTCTTGGCGGCAAAGACTGGTGGCGGGCGCAAGGCATAG
- a CDS encoding uncharacterized protein (COG:S~EggNog:ENOG503P4WT), whose protein sequence is MAGQPAIFHALLRPVILQVLRAAGYHATRGAVLDSLTDLAARYLQTLCEKTAAHAVHARGEASDYTVVELRMALQDVGALQPERTPTDEHWRQNGDDGDEDLRGVDEFLEWFSGPVMKELMEMGKGDGESDATDYLSALKMKHSKAGEDSKWNGTLIGKPLDAVADIQVEGGPIMSIDDWVMERSRAYFTPPPQIDDGDDNDDAGHRAGQEGAQTNGHHHASSPSAASSGLSSVGDRLDDGHETEKMDLT, encoded by the exons ATGGCCGGGCAGCCGGCGATTTTCCATGCCCTGCTGCGGCCCGTGATCCTGCAGGTGCTCCGCGCGGCGGGCTACCACGCGACGCGGGGCGCGGTGCTTGACTCTCTGACGGACCTCGCGGCGCGGTACCTGCAGACCCTGTGCGAGAAGACGGCAGCGCATGCGGTacacgcgcgcggcgaggcgagcgacTACACGGTGGTGGAGCTGCGCATGGCGCTGCAGGACGtgggcgcgctgcagccggAGCGGACGCCCACGGACGAGCACTGGCGCCagaacggcgacgacggcgacgaggacctgcgcggcgtggacgagttCCTCGAGTGGTTCTCGGGCCCCGTCATGAAGGAGCTAATGGAGATGGGCAAGGGTGACGGCGAGTCGGATGCGACCGACTACTTGAGCG CTCTTAAGATGAAGCACAgcaaggcgggcgaggatTCGAAATGGAACGGCACCCTCATCGGGAAGCCCCTCGACGCGGTCGCGGACATTCAGGTCGAGGGCGGACCGATCATGAGCATCGACGACTGGGTCATGGAGCGCAGCCGCGCGTACTTtacaccgccgccgcaaatcgacgacggcgacgacaacgacgatgcgggACACCGCGCGGGGCAGGAGGGGGCGCAGACAaacggccaccaccatgcgtcgtcgccgtcggcagcaaGCTCGGGCCTCAGCTCGGTCGGCGACAGGCTCGACGATGGTCACGAAACCGAGAAGATGGACCTGACGTAG
- a CDS encoding uncharacterized protein (MEROPS:MER0000263~CAZy:CE10~EggNog:ENOG503NW9P~COG:O): MIHYLAGSISSPKAKQLPSGKVAICCAALTTPKGDMYWPPAEAKSHSTAKIYTSLFVRHWDAWSTDNQNSLWYGELAKIDGKWSLETPGFTNLLAGTGLSSPVPPFGGTGDFDIAAHGICFVAKDPELNPARYTKTDLYYVPIKSFVEKPSPPQIVKTGRLRGYSIAPTFSRDGKQIAFARMKHDQYEADKTRLLLIPDVNDLSNVQEFYETDDGQGGWDLKPDWITWSNDGKELYVAAEMHGRVKLWKLPSSPKEATKTPVAIHEDGSVSEARLLGNGPSLLVSTRSRVESSSYAILDPSTKKTTEVSSSSKNGKSFGLHKSQCDEIWYPGSAGYDNHALITKPSKFDPSKKYPLAFLIHGGPQSAWVDDWSTRWNPAIFAEQGYVAVSPNPTGSTGYGQKHTDAITCNWGGNPYDDLVKCFEYLEKEVGYIDTSRAVALGASYGGYMINWVQGHDLGRKFKALVCHDGVFSTQNQWSTEELFFPEHDFGGTLWESRDIYTKWDPSLHTQNWATPQLVIHNELDYRLPVSEGLAMFNVLQARNVPSKLVMFPDENHWVLRPENSLVWHREVIEWINKYSGIRDEKTT; this comes from the exons ATGATACACTACCTCGCCGGCAGCATCTCCAGCCCCAAAGCCAAGCAGCTGCCCTCGGGCAAGGTCGCCATCTGCTGTGCCGCCTTGACCACGCCCAAGGGCGATATGTactggccgccggccgaggccaagtcCCACTCTACGGCCAAGATTTACACGTCTCTCTTCGTCCGCCATTGGGATGCCTGGTCGACGGACAACCAAAACTCCCTCTGGTACGGCGAGCTTGCTAAGATTGACGGCAAATGGTCTTTGGAGACCCCCGGCTTCACCAATCTGCTGGCGGGCACCGGTCTGAGTTCCCCGGTCCCTCCCTTTGGCGGCACCGGAGATTTCGACATCGCCGCTCACGGCATCTGCTTTGTCGCCAAGGATCCCGAGCTGAACCCGGCGAGGTATACCAAGACGGATCTGTACTATGTGCCCATCAAATCGTTTGTCGAGAAGCCTTCGCCGCCCCAGATTGTCAAAACAGGCAGGTTACGGGGTTACAGCATCGCACCGACCTTTTCGAGGGATGGCAAACAGATCGCCTTTGCTAGAATGAAGCACGACCAGTACGAAGCCGACAAGACGAGACTGCTGCTGATACCCGACGTCAATGACCTGAGCAACGTGCAAGAGTTCTATGAGACAGACGATGGCCAAGGAGGATGGGATTTGAAGCCGGATTGGATTACGTGGAGCAATGATGGCAAGGAGCTATATGTCGCAGCGGAGATGCATGGCAGGGTCAAGCTGTGGAAGCTTCCCTCATCACCTAAGGAAGCGACTAAGACACCAGTTGCCATACACGAAGACGGCTCTGTTTCTGAGGCCAGACTACTGGGGAACGGCCCGTCTCTGCTCGTCTCTACGCGGTCTCGCGTCGAGAGCTCCAGCTACGCCATTCTAGATCCCTCGACCAAGAAGACCACCGAGGTTTCGTCCAGCTCCAAGAACGGCAAGTCATTTGGCCTCCACAAGTCGCAGTGCGACGAGATTTGGTATCCCGGCTCCGCTGGATACGACAACCACGCTCTTATAACGAAGCCGTCCAAATTTGACCCTTCAAAGAAGTACCCTCTCGCTTTCCTGATCCACGGCGGGCCCCAGTCCGCATGGGTTGACGACTGGAGCACCCGTTGGAACCCAGCCATCTTCGCAGAACAAGGGTACGTGGCTGTGTCGCCCAATCCAACAGGAAGCACCGGCTACGGCCAAAAGCATACCGATGCCATCACGTGCAATTGGGGTGGCAACCCCTACGACGACCTTGTAAAGTGCTTCGAGTATCTGGAGAAGGAGGTCGGCTACATTGACACTTCGCGGGCTGTTGCTCTCGGCGCGTCCTATGGAGGATACATGATAA ACTGGGTCCAAGGCCATGACTTGGGACGCAAGTTCAAGGCCCTCGTGTGCCATGATGGTGTGTTCTCAACACAGAACCAATGGTCCACCGAGGAGCTCTTCTTCCCGGAACACGACTTTGGTGGCACCCTTTGGGAGAGCCGAGATATCTACACGAAATGGGACCCCTCGCTGCACACCCAGAATTGGGCGACGCCCCAGCTG GTCATCCATAACGAACTGGACTACCGCTTGCCAGTGTCTGAAGGCCTGGCCATGTTCAACGTGTTGCAGGCCCGCAACGTTCCCAGCAAGCTAGTCATGTTCCCCGACGAGAACCAT TGGGTGCTGAGGCCGGAAAACTCGCTGGTCTGGCATCGTGAGGTGATTGAATGGATTAACAAGTACAGCGGCATAAGGGACGAGAAAACGACATGA